In a genomic window of candidate division TA06 bacterium:
- a CDS encoding OsmC family peroxiredoxin, whose protein sequence is MGGSRDIRYVRAKGETAMGINNVEVSELKKFAEEAEVNPELAKKSKQVEGEWVFDENKPQFRATLAFKEGERIVESDFAPFMGGHGLAPDAVQYCLYGLAACFAGTFVNLAAMERVDLKSLKISVRNQMDLTRTLGLSKNPIVQGVEVVLKVKTDAPREKVEELEALARERCPGVYCLTEPISLKSIIEQEGP, encoded by the coding sequence ATGGGTGGATCTAGAGACATACGATATGTCCGAGCAAAGGGGGAAACTGCAATGGGTATTAACAATGTAGAAGTCTCGGAACTGAAGAAATTCGCCGAGGAGGCGGAAGTCAATCCGGAGTTAGCAAAAAAATCGAAGCAGGTCGAAGGGGAATGGGTGTTCGATGAGAACAAGCCTCAGTTTAGAGCCACCTTGGCGTTCAAAGAGGGCGAACGCATCGTGGAGTCTGACTTTGCCCCCTTCATGGGCGGACACGGTCTTGCCCCGGATGCAGTTCAGTACTGCCTGTACGGGTTGGCTGCTTGCTTTGCAGGAACGTTTGTCAATCTGGCCGCAATGGAGAGAGTAGATCTCAAGTCTCTGAAAATCAGTGTCAGGAACCAGATGGATCTAACCCGCACTCTTGGTCTTTCTAAAAACCCTATCGTTCAAGGAGTGGAAGTGGTGCTCAAGGTCAAGACCGATGCGCCCAGGGAGAAGGTGGAGGAGTTGGAGGCCCTGGCTAGAGAGCGGTGTCCTGGCGTGTACTGTCTGACTGAGCCGATCTCCCTCAAGAGCATCATAGAACAAGAAGGGCCATAG